A window of Longimicrobiaceae bacterium genomic DNA:
CCGACGGGGCTGCGGCGGTGGGGGCGTTCATGGCTCCTCCTGGGAAGGGATCGTGGCCGCTCGTAACAGCAAGCGCACACAGAGGAAGCAGAGGAAGCAGAGGACGGCGAAGAACGGGAGGTGCCCCTCTGCTTCCTCTGCTTCCTCCGCGTGCGACCTGCCGTTGCCGTCCGTACCGAACACTGTTCGGCAGACACGATACGAATAACCCGCCGCCCCACCGCAGGCAAGGGTTTCATAGCCGGCTCTCCCGGCAGGAATCTTGTAGGCGCCTCCCGGGATGAGCGCATCCGCCCCGCCGCCCCAGGTGCTGCACACCACCGCCGGGGACTTCCCGCTGCAGGAGTACCGCCTGGGGCTGGCCGGGCGCGAGTGGACGGTGCTGCACACGGACGCGGTGCTGTCGCACGAGGACGAGCAGCGCTTCCTCCGCGAGCAGAGGGACCACCGGCCGTACGGGGTGGCCCTCTGGCCCGCGGCCATCGCCCTGGCGCACGAGGTCGCCTCCCGGCCGGAGGACTTCCGCGGGAGGACGGTTCTCGAGCTGGGCGCCGGCACGGGTCTGCCGGGGATCGTGGCCGCGTCGCTGGGGGCGCGGGTGGTGCAGACCGACCGGCACGAGGTGCCGATGTCCGTCTGCAGGCGCAACGGCGAGCGGAACGGGGTGGGGGCGATCGAGCACCGCCTGGCGGACTGGACGGACTGGCACGACGCCGGGCGGTACGACTGGATCCTGGGCTCGGACGTGCTCTACCGGGAGGCGATGCACCCGCACCTGCGCCGGATCTTCGAGGCGAACCTCGCGCCGGGGGGGCGGGTGCTGCTCACGGACCCCTTCCGGGGGACGAGCCTGGGCCTGCTGGAGGCGCTGGAGGGGGACGGCTGGACGGTGGCGCTCGCCAAGTGGAACGTGGGGGAGGAGGCGGCGCCGCGCCCCATCGGGGTCTACGAGCTGGCGCCGCCGGCATAGGATGTAGACACCACCCTCGGCCGCGGTGTCCGCGGGCTACGGAACCCGCTTGAGGCACTGCTCCCGGGGGCAGATCTCCGCCGGATCCGCGTTTCGCGCGGGGTCCGCGGTTG
This region includes:
- a CDS encoding methyltransferase domain-containing protein, with amino-acid sequence MSASAPPPQVLHTTAGDFPLQEYRLGLAGREWTVLHTDAVLSHEDEQRFLREQRDHRPYGVALWPAAIALAHEVASRPEDFRGRTVLELGAGTGLPGIVAASLGARVVQTDRHEVPMSVCRRNGERNGVGAIEHRLADWTDWHDAGRYDWILGSDVLYREAMHPHLRRIFEANLAPGGRVLLTDPFRGTSLGLLEALEGDGWTVALAKWNVGEEAAPRPIGVYELAPPA